In a single window of the Streptomyces sp. HUAS ZL42 genome:
- the crcB gene encoding fluoride efflux transporter CrcB, giving the protein MNWLLVVVGGMVGAPLRYLTDRAVQARHDSVFPWGTFVVNVTGSLVLGLLTGAVTAGAAGSHLQLLLGTGLCGALTTYSTFSYETLRLTETGAGLYAAANVVASVAAGLGAAFAGAGVAEAVWS; this is encoded by the coding sequence GTGAACTGGCTGCTGGTCGTCGTCGGCGGCATGGTCGGCGCCCCGCTCCGCTATCTCACCGACCGGGCGGTCCAGGCGCGGCACGACTCGGTCTTCCCCTGGGGCACCTTCGTGGTGAACGTCACCGGCTCCCTGGTCCTCGGTCTGCTGACCGGCGCGGTCACGGCCGGAGCCGCAGGGTCCCACCTGCAGCTTCTCCTCGGCACCGGGCTGTGCGGCGCCCTGACGACGTACTCGACCTTCTCGTACGAGACGCTCCGGCTGACCGAGACCGGTGCGGGGCTCTACGCTGCCGCCAATGTCGTCGCGAGCGTGGCGGCGGGTCTCGGCGCGGCCTTCGCCGGTGCCGGTGTCGCCGAGGCCGTGTGGTCCTAG
- a CDS encoding glutaminase has protein sequence MVIMTSSMTFQPVLERIAEEIERTPGRGRPADYIPALAACDPRRFGMAVAELDGTVYGVGDWRQPFSTQSITKVFTLALDLAREGDELWEHVGREPSGNPFNSLVQLEYENGIPRNPFINAGALVVTDRLQTRTGDAAGEMLTFLRSESGNPGLDIDKDVAASESAHGDRNAALAHFMASYGNIDNPVPVLLDQYFRQCALMASCADLALATTFLARHGIRADGTRLLTRSQAKQVNAVMLTCGTYDAAGDFAYRVGLPGKSGVGGGIIAVVPGRCTLCVWSPGLDERGNSVAGVAALDRFTTLTGVSVF, from the coding sequence ATGGTGATCATGACGTCGTCGATGACCTTCCAGCCGGTCCTGGAGCGCATCGCCGAGGAGATCGAGCGGACGCCCGGCCGCGGCCGGCCGGCCGACTACATCCCGGCGCTGGCGGCCTGCGACCCACGCCGCTTCGGCATGGCGGTCGCGGAACTGGACGGCACTGTGTACGGCGTGGGGGACTGGCGGCAGCCCTTCTCCACGCAGTCCATCACCAAGGTCTTCACTCTCGCCCTCGACCTGGCCCGCGAGGGCGACGAACTCTGGGAGCACGTGGGCCGCGAGCCCTCCGGCAATCCTTTCAACTCCCTGGTCCAGCTGGAGTACGAGAACGGCATCCCCCGCAATCCGTTCATCAACGCGGGCGCGCTGGTCGTCACCGACCGCCTCCAGACCCGTACCGGCGACGCGGCGGGGGAGATGCTCACCTTCCTCCGCTCGGAGAGCGGCAACCCGGGCCTGGACATCGACAAGGACGTCGCCGCCTCCGAGTCCGCGCACGGCGACCGCAACGCGGCCCTCGCGCACTTCATGGCGTCGTACGGCAACATCGACAACCCGGTACCGGTCCTGCTGGACCAGTACTTCCGGCAGTGCGCGCTCATGGCGTCCTGCGCCGACCTCGCTCTCGCCACCACGTTCCTGGCCCGGCACGGCATCCGCGCCGACGGCACCCGGCTGCTCACCCGCAGCCAGGCCAAGCAGGTCAACGCGGTGATGCTGACATGCGGCACGTACGACGCGGCGGGCGACTTCGCCTACCGCGTCGGCCTGCCCGGCAAGAGCGGCGTCGGCGGCGGGATCATCGCGGTCGTACCGGGCCGGTGCACGCTGTGCGTGTGGAGCCCCGGGCTGGACGAGCGGGGCAACTCGGTGGCGGGCGTCGCCGCGCTCGACCGCTTCACGACGCTGACGGGAGTGTCGGTGTTCTGA
- the aspA gene encoding aspartate ammonia-lyase, which produces MTAATRSEHDLLGDRDVPADAYWGIHTLRATENFPITGTPISAYPHLVDALAAVKEAAALANEELGLLEPGKAAAIVAACREIRDGKLHDQFVVDVVQGGAGTSTNMNANEVVANRALELLGHDKGQYRFLHPNEDVNLSQSTNDVYPTAVKIATVFAVRGLLKAMSVLQDSFARKAVEFRSVLKMGRTQLQDAVPMTLGQEFSSYAVMIDEDRSRLAEAVELIHEINLGATAIGTGLNAPAGYAESARRHLAGITGLPLVTAANLVEATQDCGAFVQMSGVLKRIAVKLSKSCNDLRLLSSGPRAGLGEINLPPVQAGSSIMPGKVNPVIPEVVNQVAFEVIGNDVTITMAAEAGQLQLNAFEPIILHSLSESVTHLRAACLTLAERCVDGITANTEVLRRTVENSIGLVTALNPHIGYTAATDIAKEALVTGRGVAELVLEKGLLPAETLADLLRPEVLAGSGAPLA; this is translated from the coding sequence ATGACCGCCGCCACCCGCAGCGAACACGACCTGCTCGGAGACCGCGACGTCCCCGCCGACGCGTACTGGGGCATCCACACCCTGCGCGCCACGGAGAACTTCCCGATCACGGGCACCCCGATCTCCGCCTACCCGCATCTGGTCGACGCCCTCGCCGCCGTGAAGGAGGCCGCCGCCCTCGCCAACGAGGAACTCGGTCTGCTGGAGCCGGGGAAGGCCGCCGCCATAGTCGCCGCCTGCCGCGAGATCCGCGACGGCAAGCTGCACGACCAGTTCGTCGTCGACGTCGTCCAGGGCGGAGCGGGCACCTCGACCAACATGAACGCCAACGAGGTCGTCGCCAACCGGGCGCTGGAACTGCTCGGGCACGACAAGGGCCAGTACCGGTTCCTGCACCCCAACGAGGACGTCAACCTCTCCCAGTCCACCAATGACGTCTACCCGACCGCCGTCAAGATCGCGACGGTGTTCGCGGTACGGGGACTGCTCAAGGCGATGTCCGTCCTGCAGGACTCCTTCGCCCGCAAGGCCGTCGAGTTCCGCAGTGTGCTCAAGATGGGCCGCACGCAGTTGCAGGACGCCGTGCCGATGACGCTGGGTCAGGAGTTCTCCTCGTACGCCGTCATGATCGACGAGGACCGGTCCCGTCTTGCCGAGGCCGTCGAGCTGATCCATGAGATCAACCTGGGTGCCACGGCGATCGGCACCGGCCTCAACGCCCCCGCCGGATACGCCGAGTCGGCCCGCCGCCACCTCGCCGGGATCACCGGACTTCCGCTGGTGACCGCCGCCAACCTGGTCGAGGCGACCCAGGACTGCGGCGCGTTCGTGCAGATGTCCGGCGTGCTCAAGCGCATCGCGGTCAAGCTCTCCAAGAGCTGCAACGACCTGCGCCTGCTGTCGTCCGGGCCGCGCGCGGGTCTCGGTGAGATCAACCTGCCGCCGGTGCAGGCCGGTTCGAGCATCATGCCGGGCAAGGTCAACCCGGTGATCCCCGAGGTCGTCAACCAGGTCGCCTTCGAGGTGATCGGCAACGACGTCACCATCACCATGGCCGCCGAGGCCGGGCAGCTCCAGCTCAACGCCTTCGAGCCGATCATCCTGCACTCCCTGTCGGAGTCGGTCACGCACCTGCGGGCCGCCTGCCTCACCCTCGCCGAGCGCTGCGTGGACGGCATCACCGCCAACACCGAGGTGCTGCGCCGCACCGTGGAGAACTCCATCGGCCTGGTCACCGCCCTCAACCCGCACATCGGCTACACGGCCGCCACCGACATCGCCAAGGAGGCCCTCGTCACCGGCCGGGGCGTGGCCGAACTCGTGCTGGAGAAGGGCCTGTTGCCGGCCGAGACCCTGGCCGACCTGCTGCGGCCGGAGGTCCTGGCGGGCAGCGGCGCACCCCTGGCCTGA
- a CDS encoding amino acid permease yields MSEQHLKEETRPSSGHIDAGDAGYSKSLKSRHVNMIAIGGAIGTGLFLGAGGRLADAGPSLFVAYAVCGVFAFLVVRALGELVLYRPSSGAFVSYAREFLGEKGAYTAGWMYFLNWATTGIADITAVATYTHYWGMFSDIPQWVIALIALAVVLTVNLISVKIFGELEFWFAIVKVGALVVFMCIGIFLLVTQHQVDGATPGPSLITDNGGVFPNGLLPMLLIIQGVVFAYASVELVGVAAGETENPEKIMPKAINSIMWRVGLFYVGSVVLLSMLLPWNKYSAGESPFVTVLSNIGIPAAGGVMNLVVLTAAMSSLNSGLYSTGRILRSMAVNGSAPQFTARMSRTQVPFGGILLTSGICVLGVGLNFVVPADAFEIVLNFAAIGILSTWGMIMICHLLFWQKTQQGELTRPGYRLPGSPWTELVTLAFLASVLVLMYADGGAGRTTVLCLPLIAGALVAGWYAIRRRTSTQSTIRTDA; encoded by the coding sequence GTGAGCGAGCAGCACCTCAAAGAAGAGACGCGCCCATCGTCCGGTCACATCGACGCCGGAGACGCCGGCTACAGCAAGTCCCTGAAGTCCCGGCACGTCAACATGATCGCCATCGGCGGAGCCATCGGCACCGGCCTCTTCCTCGGCGCGGGCGGCCGTCTCGCCGACGCCGGCCCCTCCCTCTTCGTCGCGTACGCCGTCTGCGGCGTCTTCGCGTTCCTGGTCGTGCGCGCCCTCGGCGAACTCGTCCTGTACCGCCCGTCCTCCGGCGCCTTCGTGTCGTACGCCCGTGAGTTCCTCGGCGAGAAGGGCGCCTACACCGCGGGCTGGATGTACTTCCTGAACTGGGCCACCACCGGCATCGCCGACATCACCGCGGTGGCCACCTACACCCACTACTGGGGCATGTTCTCCGACATCCCGCAGTGGGTCATCGCGCTGATCGCCCTGGCCGTCGTCCTCACCGTGAACCTGATCTCGGTGAAGATCTTCGGCGAACTGGAGTTCTGGTTCGCCATCGTCAAGGTCGGTGCGCTCGTGGTCTTCATGTGCATCGGCATCTTCCTGCTGGTCACCCAGCACCAGGTCGACGGCGCCACCCCCGGCCCGTCCCTGATCACCGACAACGGCGGTGTCTTCCCCAACGGCCTGCTGCCCATGCTGCTGATCATCCAGGGCGTCGTCTTCGCCTACGCCTCCGTCGAACTGGTCGGCGTCGCCGCGGGCGAGACCGAGAACCCCGAGAAGATCATGCCGAAGGCGATCAACTCGATCATGTGGCGCGTGGGCCTGTTCTACGTGGGCTCGGTCGTCCTGCTGTCGATGCTGCTGCCGTGGAACAAGTACTCCGCCGGCGAGAGCCCCTTCGTGACCGTCCTGTCCAACATCGGCATCCCGGCGGCCGGCGGAGTGATGAACCTCGTCGTCCTCACCGCAGCCATGTCCTCGCTCAACTCCGGCCTGTACTCCACCGGCCGCATCCTGCGCTCCATGGCCGTCAACGGCTCGGCTCCGCAGTTCACCGCGAGGATGAGCCGCACCCAGGTCCCCTTCGGCGGCATCCTGCTCACCAGCGGCATCTGCGTCCTCGGCGTCGGCCTCAACTTCGTGGTCCCCGCCGACGCCTTCGAGATCGTCCTGAACTTCGCGGCGATCGGCATCCTGTCCACCTGGGGCATGATCATGATCTGCCACCTGCTGTTCTGGCAGAAGACCCAGCAGGGCGAACTGACCCGCCCCGGCTACCGACTGCCGGGCTCCCCCTGGACCGAGCTGGTGACGCTGGCCTTCCTGGCCTCCGTCCTGGTCCTCATGTACGCCGACGGCGGCGCCGGACGCACCACCGTCCTGTGCCTGCCGCTGATCGCCGGAGCACTGGTCGCGGGCTGGTACGCCATCCGCCGCCGGACATCCACCCAGTCCACCATCCGAACCGACGCGTAA
- the crcB gene encoding fluoride efflux transporter CrcB, with protein MTAPEAESLRTRIPRQPARRGQFPVVAVVALGGGIGAAARYAASLWWPARTGGFPWTTFWVNVVGCAVIGVFLVLVTEAMSSPHRLLRPFFGTGVLGGFTTFSTYAVDIQKLFDAGRPGTALAYLAATLLAAITAVWLAVAATRRVLTWRKR; from the coding sequence ATGACAGCCCCGGAAGCCGAGAGCCTCCGCACCCGCATACCGCGGCAGCCCGCCCGGCGGGGACAGTTCCCGGTCGTCGCGGTGGTCGCGCTCGGCGGCGGCATCGGAGCCGCCGCCCGGTACGCGGCCTCGCTGTGGTGGCCCGCGCGGACCGGCGGGTTCCCCTGGACGACCTTCTGGGTCAACGTCGTCGGCTGCGCCGTGATCGGCGTGTTCCTGGTGCTCGTCACCGAGGCCATGTCATCCCCCCACCGCCTGCTGCGCCCCTTCTTCGGCACCGGGGTGCTCGGCGGATTCACCACCTTCTCGACGTACGCCGTCGACATCCAGAAGCTGTTCGACGCGGGCCGTCCAGGCACGGCACTGGCCTACCTCGCCGCGACCCTGCTCGCGGCCATCACGGCGGTGTGGCTCGCGGTGGCGGCGACCCGCCGCGTCCTGACCTGGAGGAAGCGATGA
- a CDS encoding undecaprenyl-diphosphate phosphatase, with the protein MSAISVGQAVILGAVEGVTEFLPVSSTGHLKITEGLMGIPVDDDAVVGFSAVIQVGAIAAVLVYFFKDIVRIVSAWGRGVFNKEERYHHDYKFAWWVIYATIPIVAVGLAAKPLIEGPLASLWVVAGSLILGSGVMWAADQMGRHKRGEDDTTLKDAMLVGSSQILALLFPGFSRSGATMSTALMLDLDRVAATRLSFFLGIPALTGAGLYELKDALGTGAGAAPLAVGTIVSFVVAYASIAWLLKFVAKHSFNAFVIYRIVVGLLLFGLLGADVINS; encoded by the coding sequence ATGAGCGCCATCTCCGTCGGTCAGGCCGTCATCCTCGGAGCCGTCGAGGGGGTGACCGAGTTCCTGCCGGTCTCCTCCACCGGCCATCTGAAGATCACCGAGGGGCTGATGGGCATCCCCGTCGACGACGACGCCGTCGTCGGGTTCTCGGCGGTCATCCAGGTCGGCGCGATCGCGGCCGTGCTCGTGTACTTCTTCAAGGACATCGTGCGGATCGTCTCCGCGTGGGGCCGCGGGGTGTTCAACAAGGAGGAGCGGTACCACCACGACTACAAGTTCGCCTGGTGGGTGATCTACGCGACCATCCCGATCGTCGCCGTGGGCCTGGCCGCCAAGCCGCTCATCGAGGGACCGCTCGCCTCGCTGTGGGTGGTCGCGGGCTCGCTGATCCTCGGCAGCGGTGTGATGTGGGCGGCCGACCAGATGGGCCGGCACAAGCGCGGCGAGGACGACACCACGCTCAAGGACGCGATGCTGGTCGGCAGCTCGCAGATCCTCGCGCTGCTCTTCCCGGGCTTCTCGCGCTCCGGCGCCACCATGTCCACGGCCCTGATGCTCGACCTGGACCGGGTCGCCGCCACCCGCCTCTCCTTCTTCCTCGGCATCCCCGCGCTGACCGGCGCCGGCCTCTACGAGCTGAAGGACGCCCTGGGCACGGGCGCGGGCGCGGCCCCGCTGGCCGTCGGCACGATCGTGTCCTTCGTCGTCGCCTACGCCTCCATCGCCTGGCTGCTGAAGTTCGTCGCCAAGCACTCGTTCAACGCGTTCGTGATCTACCGGATCGTCGTGGGCCTGCTGCTGTTCGGTCTGCTGGGGGCAGACGTGATCAACAGCTGA
- a CDS encoding asparaginase — translation MYSSSLAGAPLIREPLHAPVAHLDRGGVIEGIHYGSVVVLGADGEVQFQLGDIEAAFYPRSALKPVQAAAMVRAGLPLDGELLSLTAASHSGEERHLAGARRILELAGVTEDHLRNVMELPYDPAVRDVWVREGRPPSRLAQNCSGKHAAMLYTCRLNGWSLEDYLDPGHPLQKAIAEIVEDLTGQHIARVTVDGCGAPLFSISLHGLARAAARITTAAPGTPEARVADAMRGHAEMASGSGRDVAALMRAVPGLLAKDGFEGVQVAALPDGRAIAVKIADGANRARIPVAAAALARAGVDPGLLTEFAGEALLGGGEPVGSIRPVRALDPVTSV, via the coding sequence ATGTACAGCAGTTCGCTCGCGGGCGCACCCCTGATCCGCGAACCCCTCCACGCTCCAGTCGCCCACCTCGACCGCGGTGGTGTGATCGAGGGCATCCACTACGGCTCCGTCGTCGTCCTCGGCGCCGACGGCGAGGTCCAGTTCCAGCTTGGCGACATCGAGGCCGCGTTCTACCCGCGCTCGGCCCTCAAGCCCGTCCAGGCCGCCGCCATGGTGCGCGCCGGGCTCCCGCTCGACGGCGAACTGCTGTCACTGACCGCGGCCAGCCACTCCGGCGAGGAACGCCACCTTGCCGGCGCCCGGCGCATCCTCGAGCTGGCCGGCGTCACCGAGGACCACCTGCGCAACGTCATGGAGCTGCCGTACGACCCGGCGGTCCGTGACGTCTGGGTGCGGGAGGGCCGACCGCCCTCCCGGCTCGCCCAGAACTGCTCCGGCAAGCACGCGGCCATGCTGTACACCTGCAGGCTCAACGGCTGGTCCCTGGAGGACTACCTCGACCCCGGGCACCCCCTCCAGAAGGCCATCGCGGAGATCGTCGAGGACCTCACCGGACAGCACATCGCCCGGGTCACCGTCGACGGCTGCGGCGCACCCCTGTTCTCGATCTCCCTGCACGGCCTGGCCCGTGCCGCCGCCCGCATCACCACCGCCGCGCCCGGCACTCCCGAGGCACGCGTGGCGGACGCGATGCGCGGGCACGCCGAGATGGCCTCCGGCTCCGGCCGGGACGTGGCCGCCCTGATGCGGGCCGTGCCCGGGCTGCTCGCCAAGGACGGCTTCGAGGGCGTCCAGGTCGCCGCGCTCCCGGACGGCCGCGCGATCGCCGTGAAGATCGCCGACGGTGCCAACCGGGCGCGCATCCCGGTCGCCGCGGCCGCCCTCGCCCGGGCCGGGGTCGACCCCGGCCTGCTCACCGAGTTCGCGGGGGAGGCGCTGCTCGGCGGTGGTGAACCCGTCGGCAGCATCCGTCCCGTCCGCGCCCTCGACCCGGTCACCTCCGTCTAG
- a CDS encoding DUF190 domain-containing protein encodes MMRLTGRALRLTVFVGENDLWHHKPLYTEIVHRARAAGLAGASVFRGIEGFGASSLIHTSRLLSLSEDLPVAVVIIDSEERVRAFLPQLDELVTEGLVTLDDCEVIRYVGREPEQAQSPGEPDRKGKKSL; translated from the coding sequence ATGATGAGACTGACCGGCCGCGCCCTGCGCCTGACCGTCTTCGTCGGCGAGAACGACCTCTGGCACCACAAGCCCCTCTACACCGAGATCGTGCACCGGGCCCGTGCCGCGGGCCTCGCGGGCGCCAGTGTCTTCCGCGGTATCGAGGGCTTCGGCGCCTCGTCCCTGATCCACACCTCGAGGCTGCTGTCCCTCAGCGAGGACCTTCCCGTGGCGGTCGTGATCATCGACTCCGAGGAGCGCGTACGGGCCTTCCTGCCGCAGCTCGACGAGCTGGTCACCGAGGGTCTGGTGACCCTGGACGACTGCGAGGTCATCAGGTACGTCGGCCGTGAACCGGAGCAGGCGCAGAGCCCGGGTGAACCGGACAGGAAGGGTAAGAAGTCGTTGTGA
- the mptB gene encoding polyprenol phosphomannose-dependent alpha 1,6 mannosyltransferase MptB, producing MAFPVDLRRCQVLGLAGTAFLALGGETAGALPARELLAPSSPRAALGLVGVYFGVVLLIAAWALLGRLVHGADPPTPRALLLVLVLWAIPLIVAPPLFSRDVYSYLAQGAMVDAHIDVYAHGPARLGGPLAEEVAPLWRHTGAPYGPVFLGAASVLSGLTRGQLPAGLLGMRLLALLGVALMAAALPRLARHSGADPAAALWLGALNPLVLLHLVAGAHNDAIMLGLLGAGLVAALGRWPVLGAVLVTLAALVKAPAALGLAAVVVLQVRAGRRPAKAVLTTAAAAGATTVAATAVAGTGYGWIAALDTPVSAHNWALTSLLGRATGALLERLGSDLAPLAVPVWHALGLVLTVVLVLAIWWRLRPHPVYALGLSLATVAAFGPAIRPWYALWGLFLIAAAAPSTSVRHRVAALTGVLALAVLPSGGPADVGQLVLAVSGGVLAVVVLWQAHQVAQAPALGRTA from the coding sequence ATGGCTTTCCCCGTCGATCTCCGCCGCTGCCAGGTGCTGGGCCTGGCCGGCACCGCCTTTCTCGCGCTGGGTGGTGAGACCGCCGGCGCCCTGCCCGCCCGGGAACTCCTGGCCCCCTCCTCGCCCCGCGCCGCCCTCGGCCTGGTCGGCGTCTACTTCGGCGTCGTCCTGCTGATAGCGGCGTGGGCGCTGCTCGGCCGCCTGGTGCACGGCGCCGATCCGCCGACCCCGCGCGCCCTGCTGCTGGTCCTGGTGCTGTGGGCGATCCCGCTGATCGTCGCGCCTCCGCTGTTCAGCCGGGACGTCTACAGTTACCTGGCCCAGGGCGCCATGGTCGACGCGCACATCGACGTCTACGCGCACGGGCCGGCCCGGCTCGGCGGCCCGCTCGCGGAGGAGGTCGCCCCGTTGTGGCGGCACACCGGGGCGCCGTACGGCCCGGTGTTCCTCGGGGCCGCGTCCGTGCTGTCCGGTCTGACCCGTGGTCAACTCCCCGCCGGCCTGCTGGGAATGCGTCTGCTCGCGCTGCTGGGCGTGGCCCTGATGGCCGCCGCGCTGCCCCGCCTCGCCCGGCACAGTGGCGCCGACCCGGCCGCCGCGCTCTGGCTGGGCGCGCTGAACCCGCTGGTGCTGCTGCACCTGGTCGCGGGCGCCCACAACGACGCGATCATGCTCGGCCTGCTGGGCGCCGGGCTGGTCGCCGCGCTCGGCCGGTGGCCGGTGCTGGGCGCCGTCCTGGTCACGCTCGCCGCCCTGGTCAAGGCACCCGCCGCACTGGGCCTCGCCGCGGTCGTGGTCCTCCAGGTGCGCGCGGGGCGCCGGCCGGCGAAGGCCGTCCTGACGACGGCGGCCGCAGCCGGCGCCACCACGGTCGCCGCGACGGCCGTCGCGGGCACGGGATACGGCTGGATAGCCGCCCTGGACACCCCCGTCTCCGCCCACAACTGGGCGCTCACCAGCCTGCTGGGCCGGGCCACCGGCGCCCTGCTCGAGCGGCTCGGCAGCGATCTGGCGCCGCTGGCCGTCCCGGTCTGGCACGCGCTCGGTCTCGTGCTCACGGTGGTCCTGGTCCTCGCCATATGGTGGCGGCTGCGCCCGCACCCGGTGTACGCGCTGGGCCTGAGCCTGGCCACCGTCGCCGCCTTCGGCCCGGCGATCCGGCCCTGGTACGCCCTGTGGGGGCTGTTCCTCATAGCCGCGGCGGCTCCCAGCACGTCGGTACGGCACCGGGTCGCGGCGCTGACGGGGGTGCTGGCGCTCGCCGTCCTGCCGAGCGGCGGTCCCGCGGACGTCGGCCAGTTGGTCCTGGCCGTCTCCGGCGGTGTGCTCGCCGTGGTCGTCCTGTGGCAGGCCCACCAGGTGGCGCAGGCCCCGGCGTTGGGACGTACGGCATGA
- a CDS encoding FadR/GntR family transcriptional regulator translates to MEAVLAHLRAAIERGEYAIGDKLPSEAELCRTLEVSRPVLREALRALQTMGLTVSKTGKGTFVVANAVEDPTFGDYAASDLLEVRRHVEIPVAGYAAVRRTPENLDHLAHLLDRMEQETDTTAWVAMDTLFHLAVAEAAQNPVFRRVIEEIRDALARQSAFLNELGGRREQSNREHRAIVEALIDGSEHDAVQAMSHHLDRVETTLTDIVRPGRTDTPTEGGPEA, encoded by the coding sequence ATGGAAGCGGTGCTCGCACACCTGCGTGCCGCCATCGAGCGCGGGGAGTACGCGATCGGCGACAAGCTCCCCTCCGAGGCGGAGCTGTGCCGCACGCTCGAGGTCTCCCGGCCCGTGCTGCGCGAAGCCCTCCGGGCTCTGCAGACGATGGGCCTGACCGTCTCCAAGACCGGCAAGGGCACCTTCGTCGTGGCGAACGCCGTGGAGGACCCCACCTTCGGCGACTACGCGGCCAGCGACCTGCTGGAGGTCCGCCGCCATGTCGAGATCCCGGTCGCCGGGTATGCGGCGGTGCGCCGCACCCCGGAGAACCTGGACCATCTGGCTCACCTCCTGGACCGCATGGAGCAGGAGACGGACACCACCGCGTGGGTCGCGATGGACACCCTCTTCCACCTGGCCGTGGCCGAGGCCGCCCAGAACCCGGTCTTCCGCCGGGTCATCGAGGAGATCCGCGACGCACTGGCGCGTCAGTCGGCGTTCCTCAACGAGCTGGGCGGCCGGCGCGAGCAGTCCAATCGCGAGCACCGGGCCATCGTCGAGGCGCTGATCGACGGTTCCGAACACGACGCGGTGCAGGCCATGAGCCACCACCTCGACCGCGTCGAGACGACCCTCACCGACATCGTGCGCCCCGGGCGCACGGACACCCCCACGGAAGGCGGACCCGAGGCGTGA
- a CDS encoding glycosyltransferase 87 family protein: MRPPRTDRGRLLLVLGLAAAVTAFTATVPLLRDWFDLRVYYGTIDTWIHHGGRIYDYRVPGTPYGFTYPPFAAVAMLPMALLSLRGAITVALLLNLVALAVVLRLLAGRAWRRYGWYGCALAACVLALFEPLRDTLSFGQVNLLLLALVLLDGRLLATGRGRWAGAGIGLAAAVKLTPALFIGLLLVARRWRAAAVATAVAVGATALAAWAAPGASRFYWTEAMWDTTRVGRLDYVSNQSLQGVLARLDVHSREVWAVVALSVLCVWAARAHRAVAAGDWQAAFALTGLTACLVSPITWVHHLVWLLPSFAVLLRTGYPRVAGALYAVMCTSVVWLWFHDASGVDGFIGSNTYAWITLGLLLWLPSGQLSPARRSLNPTISAAAPAPRAPAAAINAASGQPGPPPRGARDAAAGSAAGPGGGSARSASSEPTGSTRPAASNPQSSSSRASS, from the coding sequence ATGAGACCGCCCCGCACCGACCGCGGCCGGCTCCTCCTCGTCCTGGGCCTGGCCGCGGCCGTGACCGCCTTCACCGCCACGGTGCCGCTGCTGCGGGACTGGTTCGACCTGCGCGTCTACTACGGCACGATCGACACGTGGATCCACCACGGCGGACGGATCTACGACTACCGGGTGCCGGGCACGCCGTACGGCTTCACCTACCCGCCCTTCGCGGCGGTCGCGATGCTGCCGATGGCACTGCTGAGTCTGCGCGGCGCGATCACGGTCGCCCTGCTCCTCAACCTGGTGGCCCTGGCCGTGGTGCTGCGCCTCCTCGCCGGACGGGCGTGGCGGCGCTACGGCTGGTACGGCTGCGCCCTGGCCGCCTGTGTCCTGGCCCTGTTCGAGCCGCTCCGGGACACCCTCAGTTTCGGCCAGGTCAACCTGCTGCTGCTGGCACTGGTCCTCCTCGACGGCCGGCTCCTCGCCACCGGACGGGGCCGCTGGGCGGGCGCCGGTATCGGACTCGCGGCCGCGGTCAAACTGACGCCCGCGCTGTTCATCGGTCTGTTGCTGGTGGCCCGGCGGTGGCGCGCCGCCGCCGTCGCCACGGCGGTCGCGGTGGGGGCCACGGCGCTCGCGGCATGGGCCGCGCCCGGCGCCTCCCGCTTCTACTGGACCGAGGCGATGTGGGACACGACCCGGGTGGGCCGTCTCGACTACGTGTCGAACCAGTCGTTGCAGGGCGTCCTGGCCCGGCTGGATGTGCACAGCCGTGAAGTGTGGGCGGTGGTGGCGCTGTCGGTGCTGTGCGTGTGGGCCGCGCGGGCGCATCGGGCGGTGGCGGCCGGGGACTGGCAGGCGGCCTTCGCCCTCACCGGCCTGACGGCCTGTCTGGTCAGCCCGATCACCTGGGTGCACCACCTCGTCTGGCTGCTCCCGTCCTTCGCCGTCCTGCTGCGGACCGGGTACCCGCGGGTCGCGGGTGCCTTGTACGCGGTGATGTGCACCAGCGTGGTGTGGCTGTGGTTCCACGACGCGTCCGGCGTCGACGGATTCATCGGCAGCAACACCTACGCCTGGATCACCTTGGGACTGCTGCTCTGGCTGCCGTCGGGGCAGCTCTCGCCCGCGCGGCGGAGCCTGAATCCCACGATCAGCGCCGCGGCTCCCGCGCCGAGAGCGCCGGCGGCCGCGATCAACGCAGCCTCCGGCCAGCCGGGACCGCCGCCGCGCGGCGCCAGGGACGCCGCTGCGGGCAGCGCGGCGGGGCCCGGCGGCGGGTCGGCCCGCAGCGCGTCCAGCGAGCCCACAGGGTCGACCCGGCCGGCGGCCTCGAACCCCCAGTCGAGCAGTTCGCGCGCCTCCTCGTAG